The Halopseudomonas sabulinigri genome window below encodes:
- a CDS encoding TSCPD domain-containing protein — MALKINSKIVDYSVVKPDEPAKAPEVKNTAPAIEEMHEKLKRPEFLEGSTYKIKTPTSEHAIYVTINDVVLNHGSDHETRRPFEIFINSKNMEHYQWISALTLIISAVFRKGGDCTFLVEELRSVFDPKGGYMKRGGRWMPSLVAEIGDVLDQHLKRIGMLKDEMDEHQLAYLEQKRAEFNSLKPQGQAEADCDDSASAYPAGAQMCNKCHTKAAVQMDGCLTCLSCGDSKCG; from the coding sequence ATGGCACTGAAGATCAACAGCAAGATTGTCGACTACTCTGTGGTGAAGCCCGACGAGCCGGCCAAGGCGCCGGAAGTCAAGAACACCGCCCCGGCAATCGAAGAAATGCATGAAAAACTCAAGCGTCCCGAGTTTCTTGAAGGCTCCACCTACAAGATCAAGACGCCGACCTCCGAGCACGCCATCTACGTCACCATCAACGACGTAGTGCTCAACCACGGCAGCGATCACGAAACCCGTCGCCCGTTCGAGATTTTCATCAACTCCAAAAACATGGAGCACTACCAGTGGATTTCAGCCCTCACGCTGATTATCTCCGCCGTTTTCCGCAAGGGCGGTGACTGTACTTTCCTGGTAGAAGAGCTGCGCAGCGTGTTCGACCCCAAGGGCGGCTACATGAAGCGCGGCGGTCGTTGGATGCCGTCCCTGGTAGCCGAGATCGGCGATGTGCTGGATCAGCATCTCAAGCGCATCGGCATGCTGAAGGACGAGATGGATGAGCATCAGCTGGCCTACCTCGAGCAGAAGCGGGCCGAGTTCAACAGCCTCAAGCCGCAGGGACAGGCAGAAGCCGACTGTGACGACAGCGCTTCCGCGTATCCGGCGGGTGCGCAGATGTGCAACAAGTGTCATACCAAGGCGGCTGTGCAGATGGATGGCTGTCTTACTTGCTTGAGTTGTGGTGATAGCAAGTGTGGCTAA
- a CDS encoding adenosylcobalamin-dependent ribonucleoside-diphosphate reductase gives MSQTAKVQRLHNVVTSIPMQPASEDIWDTKYRLKTKDGEAIDGVVDETYQRVARALSDVEAPELREEWYEKFLWALRHGAIPAGRITSNAGALEHKPATSTINCTVSATIGDSMDDILSKLHEAGLTLKAGCGIGYEFSTLRPKGAYVSGAGAYTSGPLSFMDIYDKMCFTVSSAGGRRGAQMATFDVGHPDVMDFIRAKREGGRLRQFNLSLLITEEFMKAVETDSDWQLAFPLNSAEVLADGVNVDDPEQVIWREWPSNERYVTREDGLVACRIFRTIKARRIWDMIMASTYDFAEPGFILIDRVNEMNNNWFCEEIRATNPCGEQPLPPYGACLLGSINLTLFVRDPFTEKARFDWDEYRRVVAIFTRMLDNVVEINGLPLEQQRNEIFRKRRHGMGFLGLGSTMTMLCMKYGEEKSLEFTEEVSKEMAMQGWRTALELAEEKGAAPIMDEEFTVTAAMLAKRPEMVKDGVKAGDVLPGKVLWAKYSRYMQQVSAEDPKLAKALAEKGARFTHHSSIAPTGTISLSLANNASNGIEPSFAHHYFRNVIREGKKSKEKVDVFSFELLAYRHFVNPEALPSMEAGTRNLPDYFIAADDVKPTEHVDVQAAAQKWIDSSISKTANVPTDYAYEDFKDIYLYAFHKGLKGCTTFRFNPEAFQGVLVKEQDLANTTYRFKLEDGSFIEAKGGDEIEYDGEMHSAANLYDALKEGYYGKF, from the coding sequence ATGAGTCAGACAGCCAAGGTGCAGCGCCTGCACAACGTGGTTACCAGCATCCCCATGCAGCCCGCTTCAGAGGATATCTGGGACACCAAGTACCGACTCAAAACCAAGGACGGCGAAGCCATCGACGGCGTGGTTGACGAGACCTATCAGCGCGTTGCCCGTGCCCTGTCTGATGTTGAAGCACCCGAGTTGCGCGAAGAATGGTACGAGAAGTTTCTCTGGGCCCTGCGTCACGGTGCCATTCCTGCTGGCCGGATTACTTCGAACGCCGGTGCGCTCGAGCACAAACCGGCGACTTCGACCATTAACTGCACCGTGTCCGCCACTATTGGCGACTCGATGGACGATATTCTGTCCAAGCTGCATGAGGCGGGCCTGACGCTGAAGGCCGGCTGCGGTATTGGCTACGAATTCTCCACCCTGCGCCCCAAGGGTGCTTACGTGTCAGGCGCTGGCGCCTACACCTCCGGCCCGCTGTCGTTCATGGATATCTACGACAAGATGTGCTTCACCGTGTCTTCTGCCGGTGGCCGTCGTGGCGCGCAGATGGCCACCTTTGATGTCGGCCACCCCGATGTAATGGACTTCATCCGCGCCAAGCGTGAGGGCGGTCGTCTGCGTCAGTTCAATCTGTCGCTGCTGATCACCGAAGAGTTCATGAAAGCGGTCGAGACCGATTCCGACTGGCAGCTGGCGTTCCCGCTGAACTCGGCAGAAGTGCTGGCTGACGGTGTGAATGTGGATGATCCGGAACAGGTCATCTGGCGCGAATGGCCAAGCAACGAGCGTTATGTCACCCGTGAGGACGGCTTGGTGGCCTGCCGTATCTTCCGCACCATCAAGGCGCGGCGGATCTGGGACATGATCATGGCCTCCACCTACGACTTTGCCGAGCCGGGTTTTATCCTCATCGACCGCGTCAACGAGATGAACAACAACTGGTTCTGCGAAGAAATCCGCGCCACCAACCCCTGTGGCGAGCAGCCGCTGCCGCCTTACGGCGCCTGCCTGCTGGGTTCAATCAACCTGACGTTGTTTGTGCGTGACCCCTTCACCGAGAAAGCGCGTTTCGACTGGGACGAGTACCGCCGCGTGGTCGCCATCTTTACCCGCATGCTGGACAACGTGGTCGAGATCAACGGCCTGCCCTTGGAGCAGCAGCGTAACGAAATTTTCCGCAAGCGCCGCCACGGCATGGGCTTCCTGGGTCTGGGTTCAACGATGACCATGCTGTGCATGAAGTACGGTGAGGAAAAGTCGCTCGAATTCACCGAAGAAGTCTCCAAGGAAATGGCCATGCAAGGCTGGCGTACCGCCCTGGAACTGGCGGAAGAGAAGGGCGCCGCGCCCATCATGGATGAAGAGTTTACGGTCACCGCGGCCATGCTGGCCAAGCGCCCGGAGATGGTGAAAGACGGTGTCAAGGCGGGCGATGTGCTGCCGGGCAAGGTGCTTTGGGCCAAGTACAGCCGTTATATGCAGCAGGTCAGCGCAGAAGATCCCAAGTTGGCCAAGGCACTGGCAGAGAAGGGCGCTCGCTTTACCCACCACAGCTCGATTGCGCCTACCGGCACCATCTCGCTGTCGCTGGCCAACAATGCCTCCAACGGTATCGAGCCGAGCTTCGCGCATCACTATTTCCGTAACGTGATCCGTGAAGGAAAAAAATCGAAAGAGAAGGTAGACGTGTTCAGCTTCGAGCTGCTGGCCTACCGTCACTTCGTCAATCCCGAGGCGCTGCCCAGCATGGAAGCCGGCACCCGCAATCTGCCGGATTACTTTATCGCCGCCGATGACGTAAAACCCACCGAGCACGTTGATGTGCAGGCCGCGGCGCAGAAGTGGATCGACTCCTCTATCTCCAAGACCGCCAACGTGCCGACCGATTACGCCTACGAAGACTTCAAGGACATCTATCTGTACGCCTTCCACAAGGGCCTCAAGGGCTGCACCACTTTCCGCTTCAACCCGGAAGCTTTCCAGGGCGTACTGGTGAAGGAGCAGGATCTGGCCAACACCACCTACCGCTTCAAGCTGGAAGATGGCAGCTTCATTGAGGCCAAAGGCGGTGATGAAATTGAATACGACGGCGAAATGCACTCTGCCGCCAACCTGTACGACGCCTTGAAAGAAGGCTACTACGGCAAGTTCTGA
- a CDS encoding DUF1285 domain-containing protein encodes MADRPLPAQSLLDSIPQRGALQRRDPAPVHLWNPDLSGEMDMCITRDGTWYHEGDPIERKALAQLFASILRLDEDGRYYLVTPVERWAIQVDDAPFVATRLKVEGEGKQQKLMFTTNLEDEVTVNAEHGIRVTVDAETEEPSPYVRLRGNLDALISRNLFYELVERAVEHQVNGRTRLGVWSSGEFFPIDGCE; translated from the coding sequence ATGGCTGATCGCCCTCTGCCGGCACAATCTCTGCTCGACAGTATTCCCCAGCGCGGTGCCCTGCAGCGCCGTGACCCCGCACCAGTGCATCTCTGGAACCCTGATCTCAGTGGCGAGATGGACATGTGCATCACCCGCGACGGTACCTGGTATCACGAAGGGGACCCCATAGAACGCAAGGCACTGGCGCAGCTCTTCGCCAGTATTCTACGGCTGGACGAGGATGGTCGTTACTACCTGGTAACCCCGGTTGAGCGCTGGGCCATTCAGGTCGATGACGCGCCCTTTGTGGCCACTCGGCTCAAGGTGGAAGGTGAGGGTAAACAGCAGAAACTGATGTTCACCACCAATCTTGAGGACGAGGTAACGGTTAATGCTGAGCATGGCATCCGCGTGACGGTCGATGCCGAGACCGAAGAACCCTCACCTTATGTACGCTTGCGCGGCAATCTGGATGCGCTGATCAGTCGCAATCTGTTTTATGAGCTGGTTGAGCGAGCGGTCGAGCATCAAGTCAACGGACGGACTCGATTGGGGGTCTGGAGCAGCGGTGAATTCTTCCCGATAGACGGTTGCGAATAG
- a CDS encoding DUF4823 domain-containing protein translates to MRRLAMVLLLAMLAGCMKPSDMTQQAGYYLGDAGLLDHYKINRSSTWTLQSDSKLYIAQGHFLPIGNPYSRPNVVAEEAFAAAVEVFPMVRRAQQPLGLEEALLEARSYQYDYLLYTRFAAAEDGVGSQEQWETSEQWEDVGADSGVLQLILMEVGTRHLVDFTTINTKGGFLQFYKAKPEDLLRPPLQDYTRQLLGRR, encoded by the coding sequence ATGAGGCGTTTGGCTATGGTGTTGTTGCTGGCAATGCTTGCCGGTTGCATGAAGCCCTCGGACATGACCCAGCAGGCCGGTTATTACCTGGGCGACGCAGGCCTGCTGGACCATTACAAGATCAACCGCAGCAGCACCTGGACCTTGCAGTCCGACTCCAAGCTCTATATCGCACAAGGTCATTTTTTGCCGATTGGCAATCCCTATTCGCGGCCCAACGTGGTGGCTGAAGAAGCCTTCGCCGCCGCCGTTGAGGTGTTCCCGATGGTGCGCCGTGCGCAGCAGCCGCTGGGCCTGGAAGAGGCCTTGCTGGAAGCGCGCAGCTATCAGTACGACTATCTGTTGTACACACGCTTCGCCGCAGCAGAAGACGGCGTCGGTAGTCAGGAGCAGTGGGAAACCTCCGAGCAGTGGGAGGATGTGGGCGCCGATAGCGGTGTGCTGCAACTGATCTTGATGGAAGTAGGAACACGTCACCTGGTGGATTTCACCACCATCAATACCAAGGGCGGCTTTCTGCAGTTCTACAAAGCCAAGCCGGAAGACCTTCTGCGACCGCCCCTGCAAGACTATACACGGCAACTTTTGGGCCGCCGCTGA